A region of Etheostoma cragini isolate CJK2018 chromosome 2, CSU_Ecrag_1.0, whole genome shotgun sequence DNA encodes the following proteins:
- the LOC117960881 gene encoding inactive rhomboid protein 2-like isoform X2 produces MASQGGDEPPPSGGQPDSRLKSKKPPSLVIAIPPPEENMSHDTAKQPLRPSLKKSLAGQASGSVSESIIGAREGAGDGGFSFRDRRAKFGRQTSLSQSIRKNTAQWFGVGEDCDTKQQVWHRKSLRHCSQRYGKLKAQYREPETASSFDQGLDSPATHKMPKIVDPLARGRAFRCPDEMDGRSPRTTHTTQGGPITPGVTSLSSFTSQRSGYSRFPMRKRESVARMSIRAASNLLRGRSGLAGSQTDRSFPKRSFVRPSWMEEDTVDSADTSESLFFSKVDAHDELYSMADDVFESPPISAAFAPCEQPDQKFSSFSKDISRKPRTPTVAPEKKHPRRGGRIASQVKHFAFDKHKREYGMGVVGKWLNRQYRRSLSSNIQKQLDDFHSHRPYFAYWITFVHILITLLACCTYGFAPVGFAQHSTSELVLKNKGVYESVKYIQQENFWIGPSSDDLIHLGAKFSPCIRKDTQIVNLIQNAKDLERESGCCVQNDNSGCVQTLSSGCSETLATFIKWNNEQMNISRSSGSVCHQDPRVCEEPASTNIHMWPDDITQWPVCTYPKKWNQTGYRHMDCNIKGRPCCIGTKGRCEITTREYCSFMHGYFHEDATLCSQVHCLDDVCGLLPFLNPDVPDQFYRLWLSLFLHAGLLHCVVSVVFQMTILRDLEKLAGWVRISIIYILSGITGNLASALFLPYRAEVGPAGSQFGILACLFVELFQGWQILEKPWKAFVKLLGIVLFLFLCGLLPWIDNIAHIFGFLSGLLLSFVFLPYITFGTFDKYRKRILIAVSMLAYIGLFSSLIVWFYIYPINWHWLEHLTCLPFTSKFCEKYDIDHNIDNVVH; encoded by the exons CCACTACGACCGTCCCTGAAGAAAAGCTTGGCTGGTCAGGCCAGTGGTTCTGTTTCCGAGAGCATCATCGGAGCCAGAGAGGGAGCAGGAGATGGAGGCTTCTCATTCAGAGACAGAAGGGCAAAGTTTGGAAGACAAACGTCGCTCTCACAAAGCATCCGCAA AAATACAGCCCAGTGGTTTGGGGTTGGGGAAGACTGTGACACCAAGCAGCAGGTATGGCACAGGAAGAGCCTGCGCCACTGCAGCCAGCGTTATGGCAAACTAAAGGCCCAGTATAGAGAGCCTGAGACAGCCTCCAGCTTCGACCAAGGCCTGGACTCACCAGCCACACACAAGATGCCCAAG ATTGTGGATCCCCTGGCACGGGGGCGAGCCTTCCGTTGCCCAGATGAGATGGACGGTCGCTCCCCCAGGACGACCCACACAACTCAGGGGGGTCCTATCACCCCGGGTGTAACCTCACTCAGCTCCTTCACCAGCCAGCGCTCCGGGTACAGCCGCTTTCCTATGCGTAAGAGGGAGTCTGTTGCCCGCATGAGTATCCGAGCTGCATCCAACCTGCTGAGG GGCCGTAGCGGCTTGGCAGGCTCCCAGACAGATCGAAGTTTCCCTAAGAGGAGCTTTGTCCGGCCCAGCTGGATGGAGGAGGACACCGTGGACTCCGCAGACACGTCCGAGTCGCTCTTCTTCAGCAAG GTTGATGCCCATGATGAGTTGTACTCCATGGCTGATGATGTATTTGAATCACCTCCCATATCTGCAGCTTTTGCTCCCTGCGAGCAGCCTGACCAGAAGTTCTCAAGTTT CAGTAAGGACATATCTCGGAAGCCTAGGACACCAACAGTAGCCCCTGAAAAGAAACACCCCCGCCGGGGTGGTCGTATTGCCTCCCAAGTTAAGCACTTTGCATTTGATAAACACAAACGTGAGTACGGCATGGGTGTCGTTGGAAAGTGGCTGAACCGCCAATACCGGCGCAGCCTCAGCAGCAACATCCAGAAGCAGCTGGACGACTTCCACAGCCACAG GCCCTACTTTGCCTACTGGATCACGTTTGTCcatattttaatcactttgCTGGCCTGTTGTACATACGGTTTTGCCCCTGTGGGGTTTGCACAACATTCTACGTCGGAATTG GTGCTGAAGAATAAAGGCGTTTATGAGAGTGTCAAGTATATCCAACAGGAGAACTTCTGGATTGGTCCGAGCTCT GATGACCTAATCCACCTGGGGGCCAAGTTCTCACCATGCATCCGTAAGGACACACAGATAGTCAATCTGATCCAAAACGCCAAAGACCTGGAGAGAGAGTCTGGCTGCTGTGTACAGAATGACAACTCTGGATGCGTGCAGACCCTCAGCTCCGGCTGCTCC GAGACGTTGGCCACCTTTATTAAATGGAACAATGAGCAAATGAACATCAGCAGGTCCTCCGGTTCTGTTTGTCACCAGGATCCTAG AGTGTGTGAGGAGCCTGCCTCCACAAACATTCATATGTGGCCGGATGACATCACCCAGTGGCCG GTGTGCACTTACCCCAAAAAGTGGAACCAAACAGGTTACAGACACATGGACTGTAACATCAAGGGACGGCCTTGCTGCATTGGAACTAAGGGCAG ATGTGAGATCACTACCAGAGAGTATTGCTCTTTCATGCATGGTTACTTCCACGAGGATGCCACACTCTGCTCACAG GTGCACTGTCTGGATGATGTGTGCGGCTTGTTGCCCTTCCTCAACCCCGATGTTCCTGATCAGTTCTACCgtctctggctctctctcttcctccatgcTGG GCTGTTACACTGCGTGGTGTCGGTGGTGTTCCAGATGACCATACTGAGAGACCTGGAGAAGCTGGCAGGTTGGGTCCGCATCTCCATCATTTATATCCTTAGTGGTATCACTGGAAACCTTGCCTCCGCCCTGTTCCTGCCCTACAGAGCTGAG GTGGGTCCAGCAGGGTCTCAGTTTGGAATCCTCGCTTGTCTTTTTGTAGAGCTGTTTCAAGGTTGGCAGATTCTTGAAAAGCCATGGAAAGCATTTGTCAAGCTGTTGGGCATCGtcctcttccttttcctgtGCGGCCTCCTGCCGTGGATTGACAACATTGCTCACATCTTTGGTTTCCTCAGCGGCTTGCTGCTTTCCTTCGTCTTCCTGCCCTACATCACCTTCGGGACATTTGACAAGTACCGAAAACGTATCCTCATTGCTGTCTCTATGTTGGCCTACATCGGGCTGTTTTCTTCCCTCATTGTTTGGTTTTATATTTACCCGATTAACTGGCACTGGCTGGAGCATCTCACCTGCCTACCTTTTACGAGCAAGTTCTGTGAGAAGTATGACATAGACCATAACATTGACAATGTGGTGCACTAG
- the LOC117960881 gene encoding inactive rhomboid protein 2-like isoform X3 encodes MASQGGDEPPPSGGQPDSRLKSKKPPSLVIAIPPPEENMSHDTAKQPLRPSLKKSLAGQASGSVSESIIGAREGAGDGGFSFRDRRAKFGRQTSLSQSIRKNTAQWFGVGEDCDTKQQVWHRKSLRHCSQRYGKLKAQYREPETASSFDQGLDSPATHKMPKIVDPLARGRAFRCPDEMDGRSPRTTHTTQGGPITPGVTSLSSFTSQRSGYSRFPMRKRESVARMSIRAASNLLRGRSGLAGSQTDRSFPKRSFVRPSWMEEDTVDSADTSESLFFSKVDAHDELYSMADDVFESPPISAAFAPCEQPDQKFSSFKDISRKPRTPTVAPEKKHPRRGGRIASQVKHFAFDKHKREYGMGVVGKWLNRQYRRSLSSNIQKQLDDFHSHRPYFAYWITFVHILITLLACCTYGFAPVGFAQHSTSELVLKNKGVYESVKYIQQENFWIGPSSDDLIHLGAKFSPCIRKDTQIVNLIQNAKDLERESGCCVQNDNSGCVQTLSSGCSETLATFIKWNNEQMNISRSSGSVCHQDPRVCEEPASTNIHMWPDDITQWPVCTYPKKWNQTGYRHMDCNIKGRPCCIGTKGRCEITTREYCSFMHGYFHEDATLCSQVHCLDDVCGLLPFLNPDVPDQFYRLWLSLFLHAGLLHCVVSVVFQMTILRDLEKLAGWVRISIIYILSGITGNLASALFLPYRAEVGPAGSQFGILACLFVELFQGWQILEKPWKAFVKLLGIVLFLFLCGLLPWIDNIAHIFGFLSGLLLSFVFLPYITFGTFDKYRKRILIAVSMLAYIGLFSSLIVWFYIYPINWHWLEHLTCLPFTSKFCEKYDIDHNIDNVVH; translated from the exons CCACTACGACCGTCCCTGAAGAAAAGCTTGGCTGGTCAGGCCAGTGGTTCTGTTTCCGAGAGCATCATCGGAGCCAGAGAGGGAGCAGGAGATGGAGGCTTCTCATTCAGAGACAGAAGGGCAAAGTTTGGAAGACAAACGTCGCTCTCACAAAGCATCCGCAA AAATACAGCCCAGTGGTTTGGGGTTGGGGAAGACTGTGACACCAAGCAGCAGGTATGGCACAGGAAGAGCCTGCGCCACTGCAGCCAGCGTTATGGCAAACTAAAGGCCCAGTATAGAGAGCCTGAGACAGCCTCCAGCTTCGACCAAGGCCTGGACTCACCAGCCACACACAAGATGCCCAAG ATTGTGGATCCCCTGGCACGGGGGCGAGCCTTCCGTTGCCCAGATGAGATGGACGGTCGCTCCCCCAGGACGACCCACACAACTCAGGGGGGTCCTATCACCCCGGGTGTAACCTCACTCAGCTCCTTCACCAGCCAGCGCTCCGGGTACAGCCGCTTTCCTATGCGTAAGAGGGAGTCTGTTGCCCGCATGAGTATCCGAGCTGCATCCAACCTGCTGAGG GGCCGTAGCGGCTTGGCAGGCTCCCAGACAGATCGAAGTTTCCCTAAGAGGAGCTTTGTCCGGCCCAGCTGGATGGAGGAGGACACCGTGGACTCCGCAGACACGTCCGAGTCGCTCTTCTTCAGCAAG GTTGATGCCCATGATGAGTTGTACTCCATGGCTGATGATGTATTTGAATCACCTCCCATATCTGCAGCTTTTGCTCCCTGCGAGCAGCCTGACCAGAAGTTCTCAAGTTT TAAGGACATATCTCGGAAGCCTAGGACACCAACAGTAGCCCCTGAAAAGAAACACCCCCGCCGGGGTGGTCGTATTGCCTCCCAAGTTAAGCACTTTGCATTTGATAAACACAAACGTGAGTACGGCATGGGTGTCGTTGGAAAGTGGCTGAACCGCCAATACCGGCGCAGCCTCAGCAGCAACATCCAGAAGCAGCTGGACGACTTCCACAGCCACAG GCCCTACTTTGCCTACTGGATCACGTTTGTCcatattttaatcactttgCTGGCCTGTTGTACATACGGTTTTGCCCCTGTGGGGTTTGCACAACATTCTACGTCGGAATTG GTGCTGAAGAATAAAGGCGTTTATGAGAGTGTCAAGTATATCCAACAGGAGAACTTCTGGATTGGTCCGAGCTCT GATGACCTAATCCACCTGGGGGCCAAGTTCTCACCATGCATCCGTAAGGACACACAGATAGTCAATCTGATCCAAAACGCCAAAGACCTGGAGAGAGAGTCTGGCTGCTGTGTACAGAATGACAACTCTGGATGCGTGCAGACCCTCAGCTCCGGCTGCTCC GAGACGTTGGCCACCTTTATTAAATGGAACAATGAGCAAATGAACATCAGCAGGTCCTCCGGTTCTGTTTGTCACCAGGATCCTAG AGTGTGTGAGGAGCCTGCCTCCACAAACATTCATATGTGGCCGGATGACATCACCCAGTGGCCG GTGTGCACTTACCCCAAAAAGTGGAACCAAACAGGTTACAGACACATGGACTGTAACATCAAGGGACGGCCTTGCTGCATTGGAACTAAGGGCAG ATGTGAGATCACTACCAGAGAGTATTGCTCTTTCATGCATGGTTACTTCCACGAGGATGCCACACTCTGCTCACAG GTGCACTGTCTGGATGATGTGTGCGGCTTGTTGCCCTTCCTCAACCCCGATGTTCCTGATCAGTTCTACCgtctctggctctctctcttcctccatgcTGG GCTGTTACACTGCGTGGTGTCGGTGGTGTTCCAGATGACCATACTGAGAGACCTGGAGAAGCTGGCAGGTTGGGTCCGCATCTCCATCATTTATATCCTTAGTGGTATCACTGGAAACCTTGCCTCCGCCCTGTTCCTGCCCTACAGAGCTGAG GTGGGTCCAGCAGGGTCTCAGTTTGGAATCCTCGCTTGTCTTTTTGTAGAGCTGTTTCAAGGTTGGCAGATTCTTGAAAAGCCATGGAAAGCATTTGTCAAGCTGTTGGGCATCGtcctcttccttttcctgtGCGGCCTCCTGCCGTGGATTGACAACATTGCTCACATCTTTGGTTTCCTCAGCGGCTTGCTGCTTTCCTTCGTCTTCCTGCCCTACATCACCTTCGGGACATTTGACAAGTACCGAAAACGTATCCTCATTGCTGTCTCTATGTTGGCCTACATCGGGCTGTTTTCTTCCCTCATTGTTTGGTTTTATATTTACCCGATTAACTGGCACTGGCTGGAGCATCTCACCTGCCTACCTTTTACGAGCAAGTTCTGTGAGAAGTATGACATAGACCATAACATTGACAATGTGGTGCACTAG
- the LOC117960881 gene encoding inactive rhomboid protein 2-like isoform X1, which yields MASQGGDEPPPSGGQPDSRLKSKKPPSLVIAIPPPEENMSHDTAKQPLRPSLKKSLAGQASGSVSESIIGAREGAGDGGFSFRDRRAKFGRQTSLSQSIRKNTAQWFGVGEDCDTKQQVWHRKSLRHCSQRYGKLKAQYREPETASSFDQGLDSPATHKMPKIVDPLARGRAFRCPDEMDGRSPRTTHTTQGGPITPGVTSLSSFTSQRSGYSRFPMRKRESVARMSIRAASNLLRGRSGLAGSQTDRSFPKRSFVRPSWMEEDTVDSADTSESLFFSKVDAHDELYSMADDVFESPPISAAFAPCEQPDQKFSSFTSKDISRKPRTPTVAPEKKHPRRGGRIASQVKHFAFDKHKREYGMGVVGKWLNRQYRRSLSSNIQKQLDDFHSHRPYFAYWITFVHILITLLACCTYGFAPVGFAQHSTSELVLKNKGVYESVKYIQQENFWIGPSSDDLIHLGAKFSPCIRKDTQIVNLIQNAKDLERESGCCVQNDNSGCVQTLSSGCSETLATFIKWNNEQMNISRSSGSVCHQDPRVCEEPASTNIHMWPDDITQWPVCTYPKKWNQTGYRHMDCNIKGRPCCIGTKGRCEITTREYCSFMHGYFHEDATLCSQVHCLDDVCGLLPFLNPDVPDQFYRLWLSLFLHAGLLHCVVSVVFQMTILRDLEKLAGWVRISIIYILSGITGNLASALFLPYRAEVGPAGSQFGILACLFVELFQGWQILEKPWKAFVKLLGIVLFLFLCGLLPWIDNIAHIFGFLSGLLLSFVFLPYITFGTFDKYRKRILIAVSMLAYIGLFSSLIVWFYIYPINWHWLEHLTCLPFTSKFCEKYDIDHNIDNVVH from the exons CCACTACGACCGTCCCTGAAGAAAAGCTTGGCTGGTCAGGCCAGTGGTTCTGTTTCCGAGAGCATCATCGGAGCCAGAGAGGGAGCAGGAGATGGAGGCTTCTCATTCAGAGACAGAAGGGCAAAGTTTGGAAGACAAACGTCGCTCTCACAAAGCATCCGCAA AAATACAGCCCAGTGGTTTGGGGTTGGGGAAGACTGTGACACCAAGCAGCAGGTATGGCACAGGAAGAGCCTGCGCCACTGCAGCCAGCGTTATGGCAAACTAAAGGCCCAGTATAGAGAGCCTGAGACAGCCTCCAGCTTCGACCAAGGCCTGGACTCACCAGCCACACACAAGATGCCCAAG ATTGTGGATCCCCTGGCACGGGGGCGAGCCTTCCGTTGCCCAGATGAGATGGACGGTCGCTCCCCCAGGACGACCCACACAACTCAGGGGGGTCCTATCACCCCGGGTGTAACCTCACTCAGCTCCTTCACCAGCCAGCGCTCCGGGTACAGCCGCTTTCCTATGCGTAAGAGGGAGTCTGTTGCCCGCATGAGTATCCGAGCTGCATCCAACCTGCTGAGG GGCCGTAGCGGCTTGGCAGGCTCCCAGACAGATCGAAGTTTCCCTAAGAGGAGCTTTGTCCGGCCCAGCTGGATGGAGGAGGACACCGTGGACTCCGCAGACACGTCCGAGTCGCTCTTCTTCAGCAAG GTTGATGCCCATGATGAGTTGTACTCCATGGCTGATGATGTATTTGAATCACCTCCCATATCTGCAGCTTTTGCTCCCTGCGAGCAGCCTGACCAGAAGTTCTCAAGTTT CACCAGTAAGGACATATCTCGGAAGCCTAGGACACCAACAGTAGCCCCTGAAAAGAAACACCCCCGCCGGGGTGGTCGTATTGCCTCCCAAGTTAAGCACTTTGCATTTGATAAACACAAACGTGAGTACGGCATGGGTGTCGTTGGAAAGTGGCTGAACCGCCAATACCGGCGCAGCCTCAGCAGCAACATCCAGAAGCAGCTGGACGACTTCCACAGCCACAG GCCCTACTTTGCCTACTGGATCACGTTTGTCcatattttaatcactttgCTGGCCTGTTGTACATACGGTTTTGCCCCTGTGGGGTTTGCACAACATTCTACGTCGGAATTG GTGCTGAAGAATAAAGGCGTTTATGAGAGTGTCAAGTATATCCAACAGGAGAACTTCTGGATTGGTCCGAGCTCT GATGACCTAATCCACCTGGGGGCCAAGTTCTCACCATGCATCCGTAAGGACACACAGATAGTCAATCTGATCCAAAACGCCAAAGACCTGGAGAGAGAGTCTGGCTGCTGTGTACAGAATGACAACTCTGGATGCGTGCAGACCCTCAGCTCCGGCTGCTCC GAGACGTTGGCCACCTTTATTAAATGGAACAATGAGCAAATGAACATCAGCAGGTCCTCCGGTTCTGTTTGTCACCAGGATCCTAG AGTGTGTGAGGAGCCTGCCTCCACAAACATTCATATGTGGCCGGATGACATCACCCAGTGGCCG GTGTGCACTTACCCCAAAAAGTGGAACCAAACAGGTTACAGACACATGGACTGTAACATCAAGGGACGGCCTTGCTGCATTGGAACTAAGGGCAG ATGTGAGATCACTACCAGAGAGTATTGCTCTTTCATGCATGGTTACTTCCACGAGGATGCCACACTCTGCTCACAG GTGCACTGTCTGGATGATGTGTGCGGCTTGTTGCCCTTCCTCAACCCCGATGTTCCTGATCAGTTCTACCgtctctggctctctctcttcctccatgcTGG GCTGTTACACTGCGTGGTGTCGGTGGTGTTCCAGATGACCATACTGAGAGACCTGGAGAAGCTGGCAGGTTGGGTCCGCATCTCCATCATTTATATCCTTAGTGGTATCACTGGAAACCTTGCCTCCGCCCTGTTCCTGCCCTACAGAGCTGAG GTGGGTCCAGCAGGGTCTCAGTTTGGAATCCTCGCTTGTCTTTTTGTAGAGCTGTTTCAAGGTTGGCAGATTCTTGAAAAGCCATGGAAAGCATTTGTCAAGCTGTTGGGCATCGtcctcttccttttcctgtGCGGCCTCCTGCCGTGGATTGACAACATTGCTCACATCTTTGGTTTCCTCAGCGGCTTGCTGCTTTCCTTCGTCTTCCTGCCCTACATCACCTTCGGGACATTTGACAAGTACCGAAAACGTATCCTCATTGCTGTCTCTATGTTGGCCTACATCGGGCTGTTTTCTTCCCTCATTGTTTGGTTTTATATTTACCCGATTAACTGGCACTGGCTGGAGCATCTCACCTGCCTACCTTTTACGAGCAAGTTCTGTGAGAAGTATGACATAGACCATAACATTGACAATGTGGTGCACTAG
- the aanat1 gene encoding serotonin N-acetyltransferase, which produces MSVLSALPFMRPLHMRSPASQGRRHTLPASEFRSLSPEDAISVFEIEREAFISVSGECPLHLDEVRHFLTLCPELSLGWFEEGRLVAFIIGSLWDQERLSTDALTLHKPHGSTVHIHVLAVHRTFRQQGKGSILLWRYLQYLRCLPYVRRAVLMCEDFLVPFYRKSGFKVQGPSEIRVGPLAFIELLYPVRGHAFMRRNSGC; this is translated from the exons ATGTCAGTATTGAGCGCATTGCCATTCATGAGGCCGCTCCATATGCGCTCTCCTGCGTCGCAGGGCCGCCGCCACACACTGCCGGCCAGCGAGTTTCGCTCCCTCAGCCCGGAGGATGCCATCAGTGTGTTCGAGATTGAGAGAGAAG CCTTTATCTCAGTGTCTGGTGAGTGTCCTCTCCACTTGGACGAGGTGCGTCACTTCCTGACCCTCTGCCCTGAGTTGTCTCTAGGATGGTTCGAGGAGGGACGTCTGGTGGCTTTCATCATCGGCTCGCTGTGGGACCAGGAGAGGCTTTCCACG GATGCCCTCACTCTCCATAAGCCTCATGGGAGCACCGTCCACATCCATGTCCTAGCTGTCCATCGGACCTTCCGCCAGCAGGGCAAAGGTTCCATCCTGTTGTGGCGCTACCTGCAGTACCTCCGCTGTCTGCCCTACGTTCGCCGTGCCGTGCTTATGTGTGAAGACTTCCTGGTACCTTTCTACCGAAAGTCAGGTTTCAAGGTGCAGGGCCCCAGTGAGATCAGGGTGGGCCCCCTCGCCTTCATTGAGCTGTTGTACCCAGTCAGGGGCCACGCCTTCATGCGTCGTAACAGCGGTTGTTGA